One genomic region from Strigops habroptila isolate Jane unplaced genomic scaffold, bStrHab1.2.pri NW_022045631.1_ctg1, whole genome shotgun sequence encodes:
- the EIF3K gene encoding eukaryotic translation initiation factor 3 subunit K → MALFEQMRANVGKLLRGIDRYNPENLATLERYVETQAKENAYDLEANLAVLKLYQFNPAFFQSTVTAQILLKALTNLPHTDFTLCKCMIDQAHQEERPIRQILYLGELLETCHFQSFWQALDENMELLDGITGFEDSVRKFICHVVGITYQHIDRWLLAEMLGDLSEAQLKVWMSKYGWTEPEPGRIFICNQEESIKPKNIVEKIDFDSVSSIMASSL, encoded by the exons ATGGCGCTGTTCGAGCAGATGAGAGCGAACGTGGGGAAGCTCCTGCGGGGAATCGACCG GTACAACCCGGAGAACCTGGCCACGCTGGAGCGCTACGTGGAGACGCAGGCCAAGGAGAACGCCTACGACCTGGAGGCCAACCTGGCCGTGCTGAAGCT GTACCAGTTCAACCCCGCGTTCTTCCAGAGCACGGTGACGGCACAAATCCTGCTCAAGGCTCTCACCAACCTGCCCCACACCGACTTCACCCTCTGCAAGTGCATGATCGACCAGGCCCAC caggaggaaagacCCATCAGGCAGATCCTCTACTtaggggagctgctggagacctgTCACTTCCAGTCCTTCTGG CAAGCTCTGGATGagaacatggagctgctggatggGATCACCGGCTTTGAGGACTCCGTGAGGAAAT TCATCTGCCACGTGGTGGGCATCACCTACCAGCACATCGACCGCTGGCTGCTGGCCGAGATGTTGGGGGACCTCTCAG AGGCTCAGCTGAAGGTGTGGATGAGCAAATATGGGTGGACGGAGCCGGAGCCCGGCCGGATCTTCATCTGCAACCAGGAGGAGAGCATCAAGCCCAAGAACATCGTGGAGAAGATTGACTTTGACA GCGTCTCCAGCATCATGGCCTCATCCCTCTGA